A genomic window from Terrisporobacter glycolicus ATCC 14880 = DSM 1288 includes:
- a CDS encoding Tex family protein, whose amino-acid sequence MNINEILKSEFNLRDEQIDNVIKLIDEGNTIPFIARYRKEMTGEMSDVILRQFNDRLTYLRNLQSRKEDVKRIIEEQGKLTEEIVKSLVKANTLQEVEDIYAPFKQKKRTRATIAKEKGLEDLALLILEKSIADINSEAEKFIDEEKKVLSVEDALKGANDIIAEIISDNAQIRKYMRENALKYGVIVTKNTKDEKSVYDMYYDFSERVSNMASHRVLAINRGEKEEFLKVKLEIDNDRILKYIENQYINKNNFKNKEILVAAIEDAYKRLIFPSIEREVRNHLTELAQERAISVFGENIKNLLLQPPLKGKVVMGFDPGYVNGCKIAVVDASGKFLDEEIVYPHKPQGKVEQTKKTLKRLIENHKIDVIAIGNGTASRESESLISDLIKELGVDTQYIIVNEAGASIYSASELAAEEHPDINVSIRGAISIGRRLQDPLAELVKIDPESIGVGQYQHDLNKKRLKEVLDGVVEDSVNKVGLDLNTASYSLLEHIAGISKAVAKNIITYREENGSFKSRTELKKVKRLGPSAFVQCAGFMRIEDGKNPLDNTGVHPESYDTCKKMLEILGCSLDDIKNRNISDIEEKVEKIGLKQLSEDLGVGELTLKDIILEIKKPGRDPREEDGMKPILRTDVLKIEDIKEGMILKGTVRNVVDFGVFVDIGIKNDGLVHKSQMSNKFVKDPMEICSVGDIIDVKVIGIDLDKQRVALSMKL is encoded by the coding sequence TTGAATATTAATGAAATTTTAAAATCAGAGTTTAATCTAAGGGATGAACAAATTGACAATGTTATTAAACTTATAGACGAAGGGAATACAATACCTTTCATTGCTAGATACAGAAAAGAAATGACAGGAGAAATGAGTGACGTTATACTAAGACAGTTTAATGATAGATTAACGTATTTAAGAAATTTACAATCTAGAAAAGAAGATGTAAAAAGAATAATAGAAGAGCAAGGAAAATTAACAGAGGAAATAGTAAAAAGCTTAGTGAAAGCTAATACATTACAAGAGGTTGAAGATATTTATGCTCCTTTTAAACAAAAAAAGAGGACAAGGGCAACAATAGCAAAAGAAAAGGGCTTAGAAGATTTAGCTTTATTAATTTTAGAAAAAAGTATAGCTGATATAAATTCAGAAGCAGAAAAGTTTATAGACGAAGAGAAAAAAGTTTTATCTGTAGAAGATGCACTTAAAGGAGCAAATGATATAATCGCAGAAATAATTTCTGATAATGCACAAATAAGAAAATATATGAGAGAAAATGCTTTAAAATATGGAGTTATAGTAACTAAAAATACTAAGGATGAAAAATCTGTTTATGATATGTACTATGATTTTAGTGAAAGAGTAAGCAATATGGCTTCTCACAGGGTGCTTGCAATAAATAGAGGAGAAAAAGAAGAATTCTTAAAAGTTAAACTAGAAATAGATAATGATAGAATTTTAAAATATATAGAAAATCAATATATAAATAAAAATAACTTTAAAAATAAAGAAATATTAGTAGCAGCCATAGAAGATGCTTATAAAAGATTAATATTTCCGTCAATAGAAAGAGAAGTTAGAAATCATTTGACAGAATTGGCTCAAGAGAGAGCCATAAGTGTATTTGGTGAAAATATAAAAAATCTTTTATTACAACCACCACTAAAGGGAAAAGTAGTTATGGGATTTGACCCAGGATATGTTAATGGATGTAAAATAGCAGTGGTTGATGCCAGTGGAAAATTCTTAGATGAAGAGATAGTATATCCGCACAAACCACAAGGTAAAGTAGAACAAACTAAGAAAACACTAAAAAGATTAATAGAAAATCATAAAATAGATGTTATAGCCATAGGAAATGGTACAGCATCAAGAGAATCAGAAAGTCTTATATCAGATTTAATAAAAGAATTAGGTGTAGATACTCAATACATTATAGTAAATGAAGCAGGAGCATCAATTTACTCCGCATCTGAATTGGCAGCAGAAGAGCATCCAGATATAAATGTCTCTATAAGAGGAGCTATATCTATAGGAAGAAGACTTCAGGATCCTCTTGCAGAGCTTGTAAAAATAGATCCAGAAAGTATTGGTGTTGGACAATATCAACATGATTTAAATAAAAAGAGGCTAAAAGAAGTTTTAGATGGAGTAGTAGAAGATTCGGTAAATAAAGTTGGATTAGATTTAAATACAGCTTCATACTCACTTTTAGAACATATAGCTGGAATAAGTAAAGCTGTAGCTAAAAATATAATTACTTATAGAGAAGAAAATGGATCATTTAAATCAAGAACAGAACTTAAGAAGGTAAAAAGACTAGGACCTTCAGCGTTTGTTCAATGTGCTGGATTTATGAGAATCGAAGATGGTAAAAATCCATTAGATAATACAGGAGTCCATCCAGAAAGTTATGATACTTGTAAGAAAATGTTAGAAATATTAGGATGCTCTTTAGATGATATAAAAAATAGAAATATATCTGATATAGAAGAGAAAGTAGAAAAAATAGGTTTAAAACAATTAAGTGAAGATTTAGGTGTGGGAGAATTAACTTTAAAAGATATTATTTTAGAGATTAAAAAACCAGGTAGAGACCCTAGAGAAGAAGATGGAATGAAGCCTATACTTAGAACAGATGTATTGAAGATAGAAGACATAAAAGAAGGTATGATTTTAAAAGGAACTGTTAGAAATGTTGTAGACTTCGGAGTATTCGTTGATATAGGAATAAAAAATGATGGTTTAGTTCATAAATCACAAATGAGTAATAAATTTGTAAAAGATCCAATGGAAATTTGCTCTGTTGGGGATATAATAGATGTTAAAGTAATAGGAATAGATTTGGATAAACAAAGAGTTGCCTTATCTATGAAGCTTTAA
- the prfB gene encoding peptide chain release factor 2 (programmed frameshift), with amino-acid sequence MLNEQEYRQELQQMSVNLKDLRVSLDIDGLNKEVQSLEEEIAKQEFWNDNERAQKILQKNKSLKDTIEEYESLQNGLEEIEILLEMAMEDDDDSIEKEIESSIQSIQSELDKVRIKTLLNGEYDKNNAILSINAGTGGLDAQDCAQILLRMYTRYANNKDFKIKTLDYLPDTEAGIKSVTLLIEGLNAYGYLKSEKGVHRIVRISPYDTSGKRHTSFVSVDITPELDDDIDIELNPSDLKIDTYRASGAGGQHVNTTDSAVRITHLPTGVIVQCQNERSQLMNRETAMKMLKGKLIHLKELEQKERIEDIQGKYSQITWGSQIRSYVFQPYKLVKDHRTNCEVGNVDSVLDGNIDLFINEYLKMNKINK; translated from the exons ATGCTAAATGAACAAGAATACAGACAAGAATTACAACAAATGTCTGTAAATTTAAAAGATTTGAGGGTTTCTCTT GACATAGATGGCCTAAATAAAGAAGTTCAGTCATTGGAAGAAGAAATCGCTAAGCAAGAGTTCTGGAATGATAATGAAAGAGCACAAAAAATATTACAAAAAAATAAATCTTTAAAAGACACTATAGAAGAATATGAAAGTTTACAAAATGGACTAGAAGAAATAGAAATATTGCTAGAAATGGCAATGGAAGATGATGATGATTCTATTGAGAAAGAAATAGAATCATCGATCCAAAGTATTCAAAGTGAACTAGACAAGGTAAGAATAAAAACTCTTTTAAATGGGGAGTATGACAAAAACAATGCCATATTATCTATTAATGCAGGTACTGGTGGATTAGATGCTCAAGATTGTGCACAAATCCTTCTTAGAATGTACACAAGATATGCAAATAATAAAGACTTTAAAATTAAAACTTTAGATTACCTACCAGATACTGAAGCAGGAATTAAAAGTGTAACCTTGTTAATTGAAGGTTTAAATGCTTATGGATATTTAAAAAGTGAAAAAGGTGTTCACAGGATTGTAAGGATATCACCTTATGATACATCAGGAAAAAGGCATACATCTTTTGTTTCAGTGGATATTACTCCAGAATTGGATGATGATATAGACATTGAATTAAATCCATCAGATTTGAAAATTGATACTTACAGAGCTTCTGGTGCTGGAGGACAGCATGTAAACACTACAGATTCTGCAGTGAGAATAACTCATTTACCTACAGGAGTAATAGTTCAGTGTCAAAATGAAAGATCTCAGCTAATGAACAGAGAGACAGCTATGAAAATGCTAAAAGGGAAATTAATTCACCTAAAAGAATTAGAACAAAAAGAAAGAATAGAAGATATACAAGGTAAGTATTCTCAGATTACCTGGGGAAGCCAGATAAGATCATATGTTTTTCAACCCTATAAATTAGTAAAAGATCACAGAACAAACTGTGAAGTAGGCAATGTGGATAGTGTACTAGATGGAAATATAGATTTATTTATAAACGAGTATTTAAAAATGAACAAAATTAATAAATAA
- the secA gene encoding preprotein translocase subunit SecA, with the protein MGFLDNLFNMADKKELKNFQKIAEKINEMEPRFESMRDKELKNMTNEFKERLLKGETLDDILPEAFAVVREASKRVLGLRQYDVQLIGGMVLHQGRIAEMKTGEGKTLVASAPVYLNALEGKGVHVVTVNDYLAKRDKEDMGKVYEFLGLTVGVIVHGQTPEVRREQYNCDITYGTNNEYGFDYLKDNMVIHKEQMVQRELNYAIVDEVDSILIDEARTPLIISGPGDKSTHLYTDANTFVLTLKAPSKTEQEKTKEEKEAHFSDGDYDIDEKQKAASLTESGIKKAEVYFNVENITDIEHTELYHHITQALKAHAIMKKDVDYVAKDGEIVIVDEFTGRLMFGRRYSEGLHQAIEAKEGLHVQRESKTLATITFQNFFRMYKKLAGMTGTAKTEEEEFKSIYKMDVVVIPTNKPVQREDSADVVYKNENGKFNAIADEILERNKKKQPILVGTVSIDKSEKLSQILKKRGIKHEVLNAKNHEKEAEIVAQAGRLGAVTIATNMAGRGTDIMLGGNPLFLTKKELKRQGFTESAIKRVDTHIEETELAENEELAKAKRTFDDLYEKYKEQAKQEQEEVRKAGGLAIIGTERHESRRIDNQLRGRSGRQGDPGSSRFYIGLDDELMRLFGSERIQGVVEKIGLEDDMPVEHKMLTKSIENAQKKVEGRNFGIRKHVLQYDDVMNKQRQVIYDERGRVLEGEDINEQIQGMIKDIISSAVAAYVGDKGVELENLKSYLYGLFMPKGSLDIEGLEGLKTQELSDKIYEIAHDVYREKEELIGSERMREVERIILLQCVDNHWIDHIDAMDQLRQGIGLRALGQQDPVIAYKMEGFDMFDDMVKHIQEDTVRYLFNITIEQQPKERKSVVDVDTLSSPSDLADKSPVVKEKTVGRNEPCPCGSGRKFKHCCGK; encoded by the coding sequence ATGGGTTTTTTAGATAATTTATTTAATATGGCAGATAAAAAAGAATTAAAAAATTTCCAAAAGATTGCTGAAAAAATCAATGAGATGGAACCAAGGTTCGAGTCTATGAGAGACAAAGAACTTAAAAATATGACAAACGAATTTAAGGAAAGATTATTAAAAGGCGAAACATTAGATGATATATTACCAGAAGCTTTTGCAGTAGTAAGAGAGGCATCAAAAAGAGTTTTAGGTCTTAGACAATATGATGTTCAGCTTATAGGTGGAATGGTCCTTCATCAAGGTAGAATAGCTGAAATGAAAACTGGTGAAGGTAAAACTTTAGTTGCTTCAGCACCAGTATATTTAAATGCCCTTGAAGGTAAAGGTGTACATGTTGTTACAGTAAATGATTACTTAGCAAAACGTGATAAGGAAGATATGGGTAAAGTTTATGAATTTTTAGGACTTACTGTGGGTGTTATAGTTCATGGACAAACTCCAGAAGTAAGAAGAGAACAATACAATTGTGACATTACATACGGAACTAATAATGAGTACGGATTTGATTATTTAAAAGATAACATGGTTATTCATAAAGAACAAATGGTTCAAAGAGAGTTAAACTATGCAATCGTGGATGAGGTTGACTCTATATTAATAGATGAGGCTAGAACTCCCCTTATAATATCAGGACCTGGAGATAAATCTACACACTTATATACAGATGCAAATACATTCGTATTAACATTAAAAGCTCCAAGTAAAACAGAGCAAGAAAAAACTAAAGAAGAAAAAGAAGCACATTTCTCAGATGGAGATTATGATATAGATGAAAAACAAAAAGCTGCATCTTTAACAGAATCAGGTATAAAGAAAGCTGAAGTTTACTTTAATGTTGAAAATATAACTGATATAGAGCATACAGAATTATATCATCATATAACTCAAGCGTTGAAAGCCCATGCAATAATGAAAAAAGATGTAGACTATGTAGCTAAAGATGGAGAAATTGTAATAGTTGATGAGTTTACTGGACGTTTAATGTTTGGTAGAAGATACTCAGAAGGTTTACACCAAGCTATAGAAGCAAAAGAAGGTTTACATGTACAAAGAGAATCTAAAACTCTTGCAACAATAACATTCCAAAACTTCTTTAGAATGTACAAGAAACTTGCAGGTATGACTGGTACAGCTAAAACTGAAGAAGAAGAATTTAAATCAATCTACAAAATGGACGTTGTTGTAATTCCTACAAATAAGCCAGTTCAAAGAGAAGATTCAGCAGACGTTGTTTACAAAAATGAAAATGGTAAATTTAACGCAATAGCTGATGAAATATTAGAAAGAAATAAAAAGAAACAACCAATATTAGTTGGTACAGTATCAATAGATAAATCAGAAAAACTATCTCAAATCCTTAAAAAAAGAGGAATAAAACATGAGGTATTAAATGCTAAAAATCACGAAAAAGAGGCGGAAATAGTTGCTCAAGCTGGTAGATTAGGTGCTGTTACTATAGCAACTAACATGGCTGGTCGTGGTACGGACATTATGTTAGGTGGGAATCCATTATTCTTAACTAAAAAAGAGTTAAAAAGACAAGGATTTACTGAATCTGCAATAAAAAGAGTAGACACTCATATAGAAGAAACTGAATTAGCAGAAAATGAAGAACTGGCAAAAGCTAAGCGTACATTTGATGATTTATATGAAAAATATAAAGAACAAGCTAAACAAGAACAAGAAGAAGTTAGAAAAGCTGGTGGTTTAGCAATCATAGGTACTGAAAGACATGAATCTAGAAGAATAGATAACCAGTTAAGAGGACGTTCAGGTCGTCAAGGAGATCCAGGTAGCTCAAGATTCTACATTGGGTTAGACGACGAACTTATGAGATTATTCGGAAGTGAAAGAATTCAAGGTGTAGTAGAAAAAATAGGTTTAGAGGACGATATGCCAGTTGAACATAAAATGTTAACTAAATCTATAGAAAATGCTCAAAAGAAAGTTGAAGGAAGAAACTTTGGTATAAGAAAACACGTTCTTCAATATGATGATGTTATGAATAAGCAAAGACAAGTTATATATGATGAAAGAGGAAGAGTTTTAGAAGGTGAAGACATAAATGAGCAAATTCAAGGTATGATAAAAGATATAATTAGTTCTGCAGTTGCTGCTTATGTAGGAGATAAAGGTGTAGAATTAGAAAACTTAAAATCATATTTATATGGGTTATTTATGCCAAAAGGCAGCTTAGATATAGAAGGACTTGAAGGATTAAAAACACAAGAATTAAGTGATAAAATTTATGAAATAGCTCATGATGTATATAGAGAAAAAGAAGAACTAATAGGTTCTGAAAGAATGAGAGAAGTAGAAAGAATTATACTTCTTCAATGTGTTGATAATCACTGGATAGATCATATTGATGCAATGGATCAATTACGTCAAGGTATAGGTCTTCGTGCATTAGGACAACAAGATCCAGTTATTGCATACAAAATGGAAGGTTTTGATATGTTTGACGATATGGTTAAACATATTCAAGAAGATACAGTAAGATATTTATTTAATATAACTATAGAGCAACAACCAAAAGAAAGAAAATCAGTAGTAGATGTTGATACTTTATCATCACCAAGTGATTTAGCTGATAAATCTCCTGTGGTTAAAGAAAAAACTGTGGGAAGAAATGAGCCTTGTCCTTGTGGAAGTGGTAGGAAATTTAAACATTGTTGCGGAAAATAG
- a CDS encoding DNA recombination protein RmuC gives MTEILLIIVIVLLIINIFICTRPKDANIEKFSEGIEKKFDSMEKLSRQEFYTNREESRRNEQENRQEMKVSIDSLTSSISRHIMNLSTLQQNQFDINSKSLENTLNSFNENMMKSLDNLAQLQNEKLNQLTQVTEDKFTKLTKSTEDNLEKMRVTVDEKLQNTLEKRLGESFKMVNDRLEQVYKGLGEMQTLATGVGDLKKVLSNVKTRGVLGEIQLERILEQFLGAEQYAKNIITKKGSRETVEFAIKLPGKDETKDTIYLPLDAKFPLDIYNKLIDAYEEGNQGLIDRASKELEKFIKKSAKDIRDKYIDPPNTTEFGILFLPTEGLYAEVIKRQQLVEDLQRDFKINITGPTTLIALLNSLQMGFKTLAIERHSSEVWKVLGAVKTEFSKFETVLNAAQSKLNQASSEIDKLVGTRTRQINRKLESVEKLSHDQAYEYIAPSKDDEF, from the coding sequence TTGACAGAGATATTACTTATTATAGTAATAGTGCTTTTAATCATAAATATCTTCATATGTACAAGGCCTAAGGATGCAAACATAGAAAAATTTAGTGAAGGTATAGAAAAGAAATTTGATAGTATGGAAAAACTATCTAGACAAGAATTTTACACAAATAGAGAAGAGTCAAGAAGGAACGAACAAGAAAATAGGCAAGAAATGAAAGTTTCTATAGATAGTTTAACATCATCTATATCAAGGCATATTATGAATCTCTCTACACTTCAACAAAATCAATTTGATATAAATTCAAAAAGTTTGGAGAATACATTAAATTCTTTTAATGAAAATATGATGAAAAGCTTAGACAATCTTGCTCAGTTACAAAATGAAAAGTTAAATCAATTAACACAGGTAACAGAAGATAAATTCACAAAGCTAACTAAGTCAACAGAAGATAATCTAGAAAAAATGAGGGTAACAGTAGATGAGAAGTTACAAAACACTCTAGAAAAAAGATTAGGCGAATCGTTTAAAATGGTTAATGATAGGCTAGAGCAAGTCTATAAAGGTTTAGGAGAAATGCAAACTTTAGCCACGGGAGTCGGGGATTTAAAAAAAGTACTTTCCAATGTTAAAACAAGAGGCGTGTTGGGAGAAATTCAGTTAGAACGTATATTAGAACAGTTTTTAGGGGCAGAACAGTATGCTAAAAATATTATTACAAAAAAAGGTTCTAGAGAAACCGTGGAATTTGCAATAAAGCTTCCTGGTAAAGATGAAACAAAAGATACAATATATTTGCCTCTAGATGCAAAATTTCCTTTGGACATTTATAATAAGCTAATAGACGCTTATGAAGAAGGAAATCAAGGTTTAATAGATCGCGCTTCTAAAGAATTAGAAAAATTTATTAAAAAGTCAGCTAAAGATATTAGAGATAAGTATATAGATCCACCTAATACTACAGAGTTTGGTATTTTATTTTTACCAACAGAAGGTTTATACGCAGAAGTTATTAAACGTCAGCAATTAGTGGAGGACTTACAAAGAGATTTTAAAATTAATATAACAGGGCCAACAACATTAATAGCGCTTTTAAATAGTTTACAAATGGGATTCAAAACTTTAGCGATAGAAAGACATTCTAGTGAAGTATGGAAAGTACTTGGCGCAGTTAAAACAGAATTCTCTAAATTTGAGACAGTATTAAATGCTGCTCAGAGTAAATTGAATCAAGCTAGTTCAGAAATAGATAAATTAGTAGGAACTAGAACAAGACAAATTAATAGAAAGTTAGAAAGTGTTGAAAAACTAAGTCATGATCAGGCTTATGAATATATAGCACCATCAAAAGATGATGAATTTTAA
- the hpf gene encoding ribosome hibernation-promoting factor, HPF/YfiA family, whose amino-acid sequence MKIIISGKKLELTDGIKNAIEDKLGKLERYLNPETEVKVTVSAKKAAQKIEVTIIPISGPIIRAEDSEENLYAAIDVVYDKLKKQIRRYKNKLQDKHQSKEESIRFQIDEGIEEDDESLDIVIERRKKFDMKPMSPEEAVLQMELIEHGFYMFRNIDSDEISIVYKREDGGYGLIEHE is encoded by the coding sequence ATGAAAATAATAATATCAGGAAAAAAATTAGAACTTACAGATGGAATCAAAAATGCAATAGAAGATAAGTTAGGAAAGTTAGAACGTTATCTTAATCCAGAAACTGAAGTAAAAGTAACTGTAAGTGCAAAAAAAGCAGCTCAAAAAATAGAAGTAACAATTATCCCTATAAGTGGACCAATAATTAGAGCAGAAGATAGTGAAGAAAATTTATATGCGGCCATTGATGTTGTTTATGACAAACTTAAAAAACAAATAAGAAGATATAAAAATAAACTACAAGATAAACATCAATCTAAGGAAGAAAGTATTAGATTCCAAATTGATGAAGGAATAGAAGAAGATGATGAAAGTTTAGATATAGTAATAGAAAGACGTAAAAAATTCGATATGAAACCAATGAGTCCAGAAGAGGCAGTACTACAAATGGAATTAATAGAGCATGGATTCTATATGTTTAGAAATATAGATAGTGATGAAATATCTATAGTATATAAACGTGAAGATGGTGGTTATGGTTTAATAGAGCATGAATAA